The genomic interval ATGATGTACTGAATGTTACATGACAAGAATGAGTACCGTTTCAGCCCTGGTCCCTTGCTTATAATTTAAGTGAGCAGTTCTTgtcttttattattttcttttaagtAAGCGTCTTTCCATAGTGACGCATGTGTTCCTCTTGCAGGTTCCTTTAAAATGACGTAGCTCAAACGGTGCATGACTAGTTTTAACTGCCAGCAATAAGAACTGATGTAGTTAAACCAGCCAAACCCTCATTGTTTGTGTTATGACTTTGTTTTTGTCTTACATCCTCAAAGGTCATTCTCTTTCTGCCCTTTTGTATCGGCCTGTCCTACTCATTGTCTTTCTCTTGTTCTCATTCTCACCAAACCAGACATTGTGTCCAGCTGCCCACCTGTCTTGCATTAGACATTGTGTCCAGCCGCCATCTGCATCTAACtacctgtctctctctttcataTTAGGCCTCCTGTCTGTGCGGCTCGGCCCCCTGTCTGCTGTGTGGCTGCTGCCCCTTCAGTAACAACTCCACGGTGACCAGGCTGATCTTTTCCTTCTTCCTGCTCCTTGGTACCCTCGTGTCTGTCATCATGATCCTGCCAGGCATGGAGGACCAGCTCCGAAAGGTAAGTCGGCTGCGCAGCTGAGCCCCGTCCTCACCCACAGGACAGATGGCTCAGCTGGACCATCCTCATTTGTCGGTAAAAGTGACCTTATGTGTCAGATTCATACTTAGCTGACACGAAGTGCACACACCACTCAAGGGGCCAGCAGTGGTGGAGATTTCTACGCTTCCACCGGCTAGAATGATTTGACCCAGTAGCTCAGTGCTGTCAGTGTTTTGGATTTGATTTCAACCTTGAAGGATTCTCTAGGTACAGGAGAACGGGAGAAACAAGTTTTAAATGTGTTTACTTAGCAGGTTGCTCAGTCTGTGATCGGCGTATAGGATCTGCTTTTGTTGagggagcggtgttgagcgtgTTGAGGGTACACATGTACATATGTGCACCTGCGTGCCTCAGTGGCCATGTGCTTCTCCTGTGCTTTCAGATTCCGGGCTTCTGCAAAGGTGGCAGCTCTATACCAGGTTTAGAGAATCAGGTGAACTGTGACGTCCTCGTCGGTTATAAGTCCGTCTACCGCATGTGCTTCGCCATGGcctgcttcttcttctttttcgcTATCATCATGGTGCGTGTGCGCAGCAGCAAGGACCCCCGTGCCGCCCTGCAGAACGGGTACGTAACAGCTCGGGGGGGTCCTGGATACATATTTTGAGATATAACACTTGAAGTATAAAGGGATTCTTTGGTTTTCGTATATCTCATCATGCTCTCCTATtagtgacacacacacccacagataTATAGAGAGGAGAGCAAAGCTTGGTGTCGGGGCACAGGGTAATTTAGCAGTccttggggttaagggcctaaTGGTGATATGGTCACTCTGCTGAGATTTGAACCGACGACCTTCTGATTATAGATAGAGGGCCTATCCTGCAAAGCCACACGCCGCTGATGCTAAGGGAGCTTTCCACTTTATTTGAATAATCCCACAGCCTTGATACTGGGAAAGACTTGTAAAATAGGCAGCGGGTGGTACAGCAGTAATGCTGCTGGTTCAAATACCAAATGGCAGAAATGGCAGGCCGTTTTGGAGAGCAGCCCCCACTCAGTGTGAGTGTAACAGGTTTGGTAATGCATAATTAACTCGGTGCACCCTCACCAGACTGCCAGCACCAGGATCAGGGGCGCCAGGGTTAAATGTGATCTTAAGGGAGTGGCACCCTCTGCTGCCCGCCTTGGCAGTGTCTCAGGGCACCAACACAGCCACCCAGACTGGCAGCGAAGAAAAGAGAGACAtggcttttctttttctcttttttttccccccctcttTTCCTGGGTAAGCTTATTTCCTGCTGGCAGGGATATGAGAGCTGCTGGCAGTGTGTAGAGCACCTCTTTGTGTGAGACGCTAGTATTGGCAGCTCTGCCCATTAGCGGTGTGCCTTTCACAGGTCACCCCCTTGGTGAACCCGTATGCGGTCTGTCTAGGGCGTCCTGGGAGGCCTCTTGAAGCCAGCATTCCGCTCATCCCCTCCTTTATTCAGCGAGGCCAAATCACTCTGCGCAGCCCGAATCCCGCATGAAAGGGGACTGAGAAGACGGATGGGCTTTGGAAATACTCTACTTTTCCTCATTAAATGCCTTGACTGAGGGTACTGGGGATAGAATAATGGTACTTTTATTCATTGCCATGGGGACATTGGAGAGTTTTCACACATTCTGTCTGGCTCTCCATGAGACCACAACAtgtatatacaggtgagagcaggctTCTGGACACAGACCCCAATTCCTGACCCATTGGGCTACACAGTACTGCAGGAGCCCAGCTGGGCTTTGGCTGGGGGTGACTTGAGGTTCTGAAGCCTACTGTGTTACTTTCTCAGGTTCTGGTTCTTCAAGTTCCTGATCCTGGTTGGTATAACAGTGGGCGCTTTCTTCATTCCGGACGGCACCTTCAACACAGGTACCACCTGGGGCACAGGGCCTCCCCAAAGTTGTGTGCTGTTGCTTTTGTTTGCTGCTGTAGTTTTGCATGGTTTATAACCCCCAAATTGGGAATCTCCGTTTCATCCATATGTGCTGCGTCTCCTGGATTTCTGTTGAGCTTTTAACTTGGCAACTTCTGTTCTCCTGGAGCTCTCTGCAGCTTTTTGTCTAAGCCAAATGCTGTATATTAAGTGGTTAAAAGGGGaagagaaacaaaaagcaacccACATCTGGAAACAGTTACTGTCCCTGGTGTAACCATACACAGAATTGCTATTTATGCGTCACTTGACTCTCCTGTCCAAAGTCCAGGGGTTCAGCTTCTACATCACGCGTCATACCGCTGACAGCCTTTCATTGGTTGCTGTCCAGCTGGGTCTCCGACTCACACCACACTGATTCTGGTTTCAGATGAAAAGATTCTACAAAAGTACAACGTGTGCATTTCCTCACGGTGCATAGCAGCAGTTCCTGAGCTCTCACCACTTACCTTTACACCAACAGACCCCTGCAGCTGTAAGCAAGGCAGAATACAcctcccagtccagccctgtcAGAAGGGTCTGTTACGTAGAATTAGATGGGATTTTCTCATCGGGCTTCTTCACCAGCCGAATGTGCAAATGAGTGAGCTTCACAGCAGACTGAAGCACTGAGGACCTGCATAGACGCCTCTGTGTGCCAGTGCCCTCTAATGCACCCTGTGGGCTGCTGCTGTTTGGACCTGCATTAGGGGGCGCCAGTGAGTTTCTGCACCTAGTGGGCTGCTGCTCTCTGGACAGGACTGTACCTGGTGGGGCGTTGCGGCAGGTGTTGGGTGCAGGTGGATGTCATATTTGTGTTAGGGCCATGCACAGATTGACATATCAGATGTACTCTGTTCTTTAACCGAGGATGACGGCCCCTAGACTTAAATACTGAATCAAATGAGGCCCTCTTGAGGCACATTATCTTTCAGTAGCAGAGGGGACTTTTAGCCTGGCTCTTATACATTAGATGTTGCTATGCAGGTATTACTGAATAGTCTGAACAACTGCCTACTTCTTGACTCTCCATGTAACGGGACTTTGGCCTAATTTATGGCTCTCAGTGGGTCAACTCTGAAAATGCCCTTACCTGTATAATGGCTGCATTGCTTGGTGCATATTCCCCTGTGATGACATCTCCCATGTGGGGAGCTGTACATGCTTCGATAATGGTGCATTGTGGTCAGAAGGGCTTTGTATAAATAGAAGTGCTTCAGAGGTGACAACAGAAATGatgtgaaaaacagaattttGTAGTGCAAATTATAGACCTTGTTTTATGGCAATACAATGGCATAAATCTATACAATGGCATAAATCAAATAGATAGTGAACGAATGAATGAACGGATTAATGATGATGAGAACCATATTAAAAATCCTTTATACAATGAAACTCCACTGGAAAGGTGGGGCTTTAAGCAGTTTAAAACCATGACATTAGTGGTAGCTCTGGCCTCAGCATTGCAAAACAAACTCACTGGCAGTAGTTCGGTTTTCAGGGTCGATGGGAAAGTCTGCTGAGCTGCAGTCTCAGTCTGTGTTGTTACCCTTATAATATGTTCTGATGTAAAGTCGATGTGAATGTGCTGAAATGAAGATTATAGCTGTAACCGAAGGCGAGAGGCCATGTTTGAGTCATATTAAATAGCGGGGGCTCACTGCCATCTGGGGCATGGAACATCTTTGGCTGCATGGCTGAGACCTTCATTTTGGGGGTGGCTGTGCTATTGTACTCCTGGGGTTGTGAACACCAGTCTCCTTCAGTAAAATTCAGCCTGAATTCCGCTGGTTTATATTTGGATAGATTTTTATGAAAAGGTTTTGGTAAAAACTTCTAGGTATTTAAATGTGTTGTAGGAGGTCCAGCTTAAGACTACATGGACCTTGGTATAGTCAGCCATGCTGTAACGTTTTGGCCTTAAATACTGTGACTCTGAATCCAAGTCTGATCAGCCAGTAAGCTGCCAAGCAGGGGAACCTGAGTCAAAGCAGGACAGGGATGCAAGGCAGATGTTCACATGCATCTCAATGCATTCGGTTGTATAGCAGCTTGAGAGCACTTCACTCATTACTCCCATGCAGCTGTGCTGAAGGGAACGGCCTGCAAAGAGTGCCAACCTTGCGGAGAGCAGCTTTAATGTCGGAAAGTGACCCAAATTCAGTTGCCTGGGATTCAGTCAGTGTCTCCACTGAGAAAGTGATTGATTACAGTTTCCTGTGTCCTGCAGCTAAGGCTTTATATACTGTGCAGCACCTTCTTTGTTTTTTCATTAGTTATCATCTGATCATAAATGTGATGAGGAAACCATGCCTCCTGCTAGCTGAGCAGCAGCACAAACTGAAGGTGCCAATGAAAGGGGCAACTAAAAATAGTGAAACAGAATAGGGGTGGTGCCTGCTTATGTAAGAGGGAGGTAGTCAGGCTCTCTGtgcatcagcagcagcacaaaTGTGTTCTGTGCTCACAGTACCACGTCCCAGGGCTCTTCCCACACTTTGTCTGGCTGTCTGCATCGCTGTAACATTTGCTTGATTTAATACCCATTGCGTAAATACAGAATAACACCCATTGGTGATCTGCTGTACTTTTTATGCTGTAGCCAGATTATAACCCACCTCTTGACAGTCAGCAGGAAGTGGCATGGTTCAGAGCCTCCTGTTCCAACAGATGCAGGGAACGTGTTGCTAAATGAAATCCCTTTTCTCACACAGTGTGGTTCTACTTTGGTGTGGTGGGCTCCTTTATCTTCATCGTCATCCAGCTCATCCTCCTCATTGACTTTGCCTACAACTGGAACAAGGCCTGGCTTGAGAATGCCGAGGAGGGGAACAGAAAGTGCTGGTTTGCAGGTGCGCTTTTTGCAGTGTTTATCCAATGTTTCATGGTACATTTAGGAAGGACTGATAattttctttgtcttttatAATCTTAGAGTGCTCAGGGGAGTTGGGCAGCCTGgctaatatgttttttttatttctgccttTTAACTGTCTTGTGGAAGACTATAAAATTAatttgtagaaaaaaaacatgacgtGAAAATAGTGGTTATGATAAGTTGTGTTATCAGTTTTTAAATGGGACaatagaatgaaatgaaattctTTTGTTTAtcaggaagttttttttttaaatctgactACTGCATTACCAATTAGTATACATATGTAAGTAGCTCTAGTAAATGTTACCAGTAGAAAGACATATTTGTGAATGAAACCGAGGTGAAGCTTTGATGCCCCCTTGTGGCTGGCAGGCCTGCTGTCCTTCACTATTCTGCACTACGCCCTGGCCTTCACCGCTGTGGTGCTTTTCTACGTATACTACACACAGCCCAGTGGTTGCACCGAGCACAAGGTCTTCATTAGCCTCAACCTCATCTTCTGCATCATTGTTTCCATCGTGGCAATCCTGCCCCCAGTGCAGGTTTGTGCCTCATCTGCCTCTCTGTAGTGCTTTATTCCCACACAAGATTAATCGTCAAAAAAATTAGGTTAGGATGAGACCTCAAGAGACTAACCATAAGAGATGtaatatgtacatttatatttttgttgtcATTATTCAATCACTCTCGGTCTAATGCAGTATGTGAAGATCACACATTAGCATGCAGGTACTGGAGCTCTGCATGGGTAGTTTTGTGCCTGTCCatcagtttgtgtgtgtgtgctgcaggAAGCCCAGCCAGAGTCTGGCCTGCTGCAGGCATCCCTCATCAGCCTCTATACCATGTATGTCACCTGGTCCTCCATGACCAACAACCCCGGTAAGTGCCCAGTGGCAACTGATTACTGTGCCActcagggattcaaacccataaccTAGACACAGTCACAGATTCCTACCCCTAGTATGTCCATGTACTTTAGTTTGAAAGTTACCTCCCTgttcacccccacccccacccccacccccacccactgtGTATATCTCCCTAGACCGCAGTTGTAACCCCAGCCTTCTGAGCCTGGTGTCCAACAGCACCAGTGTCCCCAGCCCCACTGCCACCCCAGGGCAGGTGCAGTGGTGGGATGCGCAGGGCATTGTAGGACTGGTcatcttttttttctgcaccCTCTATGCAAGGTAAACTCTAGGTGGCTTAATGATCTTCAACTGGTAGACTTGTGAAAATTACGTCTGACAGGAGCCTTTGTCTGATGTAGCTGGATAGGTGCATAAGGAGACTTCATGGCCTTGGGCACTAACAAAGACTTTAGCCTCTGATCCTGTCTTCCAAATTCCCATCCACAGCATCAGGTCCTCTAGCAACACTCAGGTAAACAGGCTGATGCAGACCGGGGAGGGAGGCGAGTCCTCAGAGGGAGGGGCTGAGGAGGGCGGCTTCAGGAGGGCCGTGGacaatgaggaagaaagcgtcACCTACAGCTACTCCTTCTTCCACTTCTGCCTCTTCCTGGCCTCTCTCTACATCATGATGACCCTCACAAGCTGGTACCAGTGAGTATCGCCCTTCTAATGTTTG from Paramormyrops kingsleyae isolate MSU_618 chromosome 9, PKINGS_0.4, whole genome shotgun sequence carries:
- the serinc2l gene encoding serine incorporator 2, which gives rise to MGACMALCSLASCASCLCGSAPCLLCGCCPFSNNSTVTRLIFSFFLLLGTLVSVIMILPGMEDQLRKIPGFCKGGSSIPGLENQVNCDVLVGYKSVYRMCFAMACFFFFFAIIMVRVRSSKDPRAALQNGFWFFKFLILVGITVGAFFIPDGTFNTVWFYFGVVGSFIFIVIQLILLIDFAYNWNKAWLENAEEGNRKCWFAGLLSFTILHYALAFTAVVLFYVYYTQPSGCTEHKVFISLNLIFCIIVSIVAILPPVQEAQPESGLLQASLISLYTMYVTWSSMTNNPDRSCNPSLLSLVSNSTSVPSPTATPGQVQWWDAQGIVGLVIFFFCTLYASIRSSSNTQVNRLMQTGEGGESSEGGAEEGGFRRAVDNEEESVTYSYSFFHFCLFLASLYIMMTLTSWYQPETTTQAMLSTMPAVWVKIASSWLGLALYLWTLVAPLILPNRDFS